DNA sequence from the Perca fluviatilis chromosome 4, GENO_Pfluv_1.0, whole genome shotgun sequence genome:
CAAGCACGTGAAAGCCCTCACCTCTCTTCTGGAGCAACAGCAGCAGAAGATCCTCGCTCTGCAGAATGGCATGCAAATTGGTGAGCTGCAGatcactcaaacacacatacgcgcgcgcgcacacacacacacacacgcacacacaaaaatgcacaTGCAGCAGGATGGTTTTATTGGACAGAATGCAAATGACCGAGGTGTATACTCAATGGAAGGATTATGCAGATTAGAACTACAGGCAAATAAGTGACTTCTATACCTATATTTATTGGAAAAGAGACATCTGTGTCAAACTGCCGAATTTCTGACTGTGTGGTTTCTTGTTGTCTTTACAGAGCAGTCTTCTGTCAACCAGGAGAAGTCAGAGGAGCTGTTCTGCTCTGGCTTCCACATGTGTGCCAATGAGATGCTTCGGTATCTGGGCAATCATGAGACTGATGGAGACTTCACACCATCCCATGTGATCAATCACCTTCACAAGTTAGCTGCAGAGGTGCTGCAAAGTCCGGTCCGACCCCACACTCCTCTCAGCCCTCAACCTGAGGAAATCCCTGCCTACCACCAGCACCAACCTCACAAGGAGATGCCCGCCAGCTTACCCCCGAAACCCAGGGAGGGCTATGGGAGGAACTGTGTGCCTGTCATCCAGCGGGCGTACGCTCCACTAAGCAGTGAGCAGAGTGGCAGTGATACGGATACAGACAGCGGCTATGGGGGAGAGCTGGAGAAGACCGAATCTGGGGCGCCACAGGGGTGTCCAGATTACTACGGTCAGGAGAGCCATCTGAAGCGAGCGCTGGGCGAGAAGCAGAGCTCCAGCATCAAGCAGGAGGATGACGAGCCATGCTACAAACGACCCCGGGGAGAGTCGTCTGAGGATGAGCTGCTCTCAGGTGGAGAATCATCAACATCATCGTCCTCTAGCGGTTATGGCAATTACATGAGCATATCCCCCAACCATCCAACTCCTCCACATCCCCTCTGCATGCCTTTCTACCTAATTCCACCTTCTGCTGCAGCCTACCTGCCAATGCTTGAGAAATGCTGGTACCCTGGGTCCGTGCCCATGATTTACTCTGGCTTGGGAGTCTCTGCAACCACCATGTCCAGCGAAAGACCATCTCCACCTCAGCTAGTGTTGTCTCCCAGGGGAGGCTCACCAGCCCCAGCCATATCTCAGACCCCCATGGACTCCCCTGCCCTCCTTCAGGCACTAAAGCAGGTACCACCCCTCAACCTGGAAACCAAAGACTGAAAGATAAGAGAACAGGGGTGAAGAGATTATCCTGTTCTAGTACCCAGGAGTAGAGACAGTAGTAGGAATGAGAACGTGACTGAGCCTTTCCATAATCCATCCTCATTCCTGTCCTCTGTTCCTCAGCCAGGAGGTCAAACCGAAAACTAGAGGACTTGTAGAAATAATcaagaggagatggaggagaggcAACATCTGTCCACACTCGGAGGATGCAAAGCTCTGGTTGAATGTTAAATGCTGGTATTACAAATGTATCATATAAACTGGACCTgctcgcacgcacacacacacacacccacacacacacacacacacacacacacacacacacacacacacacacttggttgAATGTAAAGAAAGATACTTTTTAGACGCTGCTGTTAAAGTATAAACGCTGATTACACTGATGCATCTCACTTGTAGCTTTCGCAATAGAGACATGCCATCTTTGTATTTTAGAAAGTGTTGCACCAAATGTTAGCGGTAATATTCCCAAAGTTTGTTGCCTATGTCCCTTAGGTCACGATGACTGGCTCCATAAGATACAAGGGTTTCCTTAAGTGTGTACAGACAAGGGTACACCCAATGCACAGATGATGGAATGGGCCACCACATGaacacactgaatgagaagTCTTGTTTTTCATTGACAAACATACAGTTAAGATGGCTTTTCTGTAATTATTGTTCATAGACTTCTTGTACATTTCTATTTTTGATACCTGTTCTCGCACTCTGCCTCTCCGGAAGGATAGAAGGTGGGCAGAGTGTGGACAATTGTACGTTGTGTACTCAGAAACTGTGTACATACTGTAGCACTGTGCTGGACCTGCATACTCAACATCTGTTTCTGCTCAAGTCAAACCTGGTGTTTGTTCTTGCTGTTGCCTTTTACTTTGTGAAAAGCTGATAAATTTCAGATGTTTATTCTCTGTACTATGTATGAATACTGGAGTCAAAggagtgaggaggagagaagctGAATGTAAAAGTTTTACCCGAAGACTAGTTTTCTATAGAAAGAGGTACTTGAGATTTTATATTTTAGGACCTACATGAAAGATGTTTGATGTACATATTTTGTCTATAAATGTTGGTATACATTATATAAGTGTATTAAAGTATTTTTCTTTCCCGTGGAAAATCGCTTTGACTGTATGTGTATGAaagagaaggtgtgtgtgtgtgtgtgtgtgtgtgtgtgtgtgtgtgtgtgtgtgtgtgtgtgtgtgtgtgtgtgtgtgtgtgtgtgtgtgtgtgtgtgaaaacatcAAACAATGAAACGCAATCTGTTCTTTTACAGCAATATGGCATTCATGTCACCAGGAACATTTATGTAATGGCAGACCTGTAGCCTCAGTTCTCCTGCTGGTTAACCGTCTGCGCCCACTAATACAACAACAAGTCAATGGACGTGAGTGTAAACAGTTTCAGTTAATCTCCTGAGGCAATAATCAGGATCCATCTGCATCTTGTCAACAGCCTGGACAGGGAGACgttttctatgttttttgttGGCTGTATGATTCAATACTAAATTATTATCCCAGAGTTGCGACATCTCTCTCTATATTTACACTCCCAGCACTATAAACGCATTAACCGAAACAAATGCTACTTATCACTACCACATGTATTGTGCAATCAAATTTTACTGCTTTGCACATTTCAGCTATGCATTTGCACTTACAGTCAACAAGGCTTATCTCGTGCTGCAGATTTCTACATTCTACACAGGCCCAGCGTATCCAATGTCGATCACAAACTCTTCAACcacatattattattgtttccaCTATAATTCCTGAGCTGTATGAGTATTGTTTCATTCCATATCTAGTTTGTTCATTCAAACTGAAGTCAAAGGCCATGTCATCAGTTCCTTCTAAAcctattctctttttttttcttctttttaattctttttgtgagggcttttccctttatttgatagtgacagtgacaagaaaggggggagggagatgggggatgacacgcagcaaagggccgcaggtcagatttgaaccctcaGCCTACACGGGGCGCACGTTCTTACTgagtgagctagaggccgcgcCCTAAACCTATTCTCTTAATGTTAATTTTCAGTCATTTGTTTCTGTAGGACTTCCATGTTTTATTGCTGTAATGAGATATAATTTTCAAGCTGATTTTAGAGCTGTAGTGAATCCACTATTTCAGCCAGTTTAACAATTTTCTATGGGCCTAGTTAAATAATGCTTTTAACACTTATGTCAGTAGTTGGGTGCTGGAAGCCTAAGGGTTAAAGACACATACCATATAACCACAAAGTCTCCGGTTTGACCTTCGTCGCACGTCATACCTATCTCACCCTCCCTCACTGTTTCCTGTCTGTTTCTAATTCTGTCAATCTGTTCAATTAAGGGCAAAATGCCaccaaagaaaaaatatttcagtttgCAAATTTTAGTAGTTTATTATTTGAGTCATGTAATTCAGGCAAacaccctctgtgtgtgtgtgtgtgtgtgtatgtgtgtagagGGAACTACCACACAGGCAGTTTTGATCACATTGCCAGatgtttctatatatatatatatgtctgtctgCAGACAGATTTTGTCACCATGTCGTAACCGTGCAAGATGCAGTCACAAAACTTTACAGGTGTGTTAGTTGACACAATAAAAGCCGAGTTCAAAAATGGGTGTAGTTGATTTGGCGTCAAGGCTGATGTGATCACATCGCAAGATGGTCTCTAGTTGacaataaattcaatttatgtGGTCAAATATGTGGCAAGTAAATGTGTATTGATGTCTGAATCATTCAGGAACGGTCTATTAATCAAGCAGTGGTCAAACGTTTCATGAGCATTAACACTGCTGTAGCTCTCcaagtttttgttttgaaagagGCTGAAATACCAGATAAACCAGGTGTTGCTGAAGATTTACCAACATCTGGATAACAACTGCCAATTCCTTCCTTTTTAATTCCCTCTGCTTGAAAGGCTTTGGCATACACATGCAGTAAAATCATTGAGCCTAGATTCCCACCTGCTGGTCATTTAAAACACCTACAATTTGCTAATATAatttgtgtctgatattttgctgctgcaacaccgttatttcccattttttgggatcagtaaaaatctatctatctatctaaaactAATTATTTTTCCAGTAATCATTTCATTATATTATTTTCTGCCCTGTCACATTGGACTATTTGCTGCACTGGAGACACTTGAATTAActcttttaactttttttgtttgtttgtttcaataCAAATTAATGTCAACACAATATTGATTGGTGTTACATTCATAACAGAATCGTAAAACATATACCAGGGTTTAGCTTCCAGTCAGCCAAACTAAGACCTAATTACAATTTACCACTGACATATATGGTATGTTTGACACTTTACTCCTAATACAAGAAGGTAAAAGTACTCGTATTTGCCTTGTAAACATAAAGCCCTACGTGAAtaatttgaaaatctcacttgACAGAATCAACAAAAATCTGTTAATAATTTTAATGGTACTACAATCACATACTGTGTTGTGATCATAGTATGTAATTTGTTGTTCATTAGGTTCCAGCCTATTACAATATAAATTGATAACAATATTGTTGCTAACAAAACCTCTTTATCACTTGCTACTGATTGCTTTCCATCTTTTCAACACATAATACCTCTAGTATTTATGTTCCCCTGTGAATTCTCCTTTATATTTGGCCATGCTATGCCTTTGAGAGTAGAGGAATAACTGATGCCTGCGGTGGCTGGGATGAGAGGACGTGTTTGGATTCCAACAGGCAGTGCTTCCAGCCACAATGTTTGGTCGCAAACTAAAGACCTCCAGGGTAGGAAGGGGACCCTGAAGTGAAGGAAAGACCCGTGTAGGTGTCCTGTGTTGGGCTTTAAAAGCTGTCTGGGGAAGGAAGGATCTAGAGATATGTGATCCATGGCCTGGGTTACACTGAGATGTGCAATCTGACATGCTGCGAGGGGGGCTGAGGGAAAAGGAAAAGCTCCGTGGGACCAGAGTTGCCCCATTGGCACCGAGACTCAAACCCAAACGAGGCGCTTTCCTCTGAGGTTCAGTGTGTACCACCAGAGGCTGTTCCCACGCGAGATTGCGACAGAACCTGCGAACACAGGAGGTATTCTGAATTTCTGTTCTCCCATGACATTCCCTCTTAGGAGATGTTGATGTCAGctgcctctttttctctccaacAGCTCGGTTTTCCTTGCCTGAGTGGCGAAAAGCAGAGACTGCATAGGATTTCTGACCTGATGGTTTATGTGTCATTTCAACCTCTTCTGAAGATGACTGGTCTGGAGGGAACTGGACAGTGAGAGGTGGGTTAGAAATAACAGTTTGTCTATGAAGTGGAGGTCTGGATCGCCTTATGGGGGCTCCTTCCACCAGCAGGTTCACTCCCACATACTGAGGAACTTCAACTGCAGCCTAGGAGGGTGATAAAGTAAGACACAATGCATTTGGTGTAGCATCTATAATTCACCTGGAAATGAACACCTATTGCCTCTAGCATGACGTTTAAATATATTCCAACCTGTTTGAAGATTAGCTGGAATCCTCCTGTGTAAGCATTAGGATCAGTCCGTCGGTCGAGCACAACCCTCAGTGTGTCCAGCTGCACAGCAGGGCAGAGGCGAGCGGTCACAGCGGCAGAGCAGGCCATAGTCGGACTGGCATTGATCTCCAGAAGCCAAGGCCTCAGATCTCTGCCCAATATAAAGTCGGCTCCGTAGAGCTCAAAGCTCGCCTTGCGGGGCTCGACCAGGTCCTGGGCTGTCTGCAGGGCGCAAACCACTGCTTGCTGCATGCCCGGAATCACCACTGACTCCCACTCTGCCCCACGGCCCTGCCGCTGCAGAAAAGCCCTAAACTGAGAGCAGGACCACATATTGTCCTCAGGCACTCCTGGATGACGCTCACAGGATGGCTGAAAGTGCTTTTGGATGGAGTTGTTGCACAGGTGGACTGAGCTAAGGAAAATAACCAAGTAGGTAAGGCCATGAAGGTATGCGTAAGTAAAATGTGCTTTGAATGAAATGTGGTCCTATCTTGCattgttaaattaaaatctcCACAAAGCCCTTTAGATACAAAATGCAGTAGGTCAAGTACAAATCTTATAGTTAATATATTAAATTCGTATCTCTCTTTTGTCTGACCTGTCCAGAGTTTTTGTCGAGTAGGGCTGAGTAGAGAACCGCAGGTAGCACTCTCTGTAGAACCAGACAGTCAGAGGGTTCCAGTCGGTGACGAGGAACCACTGGCGAATGTCAAACTTGGTGCCATGGACCAACAGAGGACGTTCCAGGTATTTCTGAACCACCCACTTACTCTCCTTAGGCAGGGCTCTGTCACTATCCACAAGTGCCAAAATCTCATCCAGGCGATTCATACAAATAATACCTGGGTGGTTGAGGGGAcatggaaaaggaaaaaaaagcatcaaaacattacattaaacttAGGGGGCATGGTGTTTCTCATGACCTTCTGAACAAATAGCAGGCTAACATTCCTTTATCATACTGAAGGTCAGGGGAATTGTGGgcattatcattttattttttctaataaACATAGTAAAAGGAAGCAATAGTAACATCTGCATGTCCTTGTTCTTGTTGCAACCACAATATTCATAAGACAAATCAACACGGTATGGTTTATTTCAGTATTGAGTATAAGGGAAGTCAAAGATTAATATATAAGATCACCATGTAactatttttgttttcatttatttttgaacTCACCTCGTCCTCTTGACTTAGCACCTGGTTTGATGATCCAGATGTTATTTAGTCCATCTGTATCCAGCTGAGGGCAAACCTCCTGCAGTCTGATCAACATGGCCTGGCAGCGCTCCACAAACACACTGCTACCCCTGATCAATACACCTTCACTACACACAAACATTAGACTCACAGATTGAGTTTATTAATGTGCAGATCCACTAAATCTTACTGTCATGCTTTACTTCATGTGCTTGCATACTGTACAGTGATTATGTAAGTaggcatactgtatatgtacagcAGAAAACATGACCAATAACAATACCAATGAATATTAAAATCCTTCATTTTTGAATGTTGTGTTAATGGACATTATTGTCCAATGCACACACAAGGGAATTGGAGGAGCTACTCACAgatttttttgattttaaataGACAATAGTGTTCTGAGGGTGTAGCTCAATGACGTCTGTTTGCATACATGTTTATACAGCAGGTCTGCATCAATTTCCTGTATACCAACTGTCAAAATAGTGCGCTATAAATATTGGCATGCGGTTTATTTTACGTACACAGTGACACAGTGCTGTCTACTTTAATGCAAACCCTAAACCTATCTGCCATAtacatatgtactgtatgtataactCTCTTCTGAACCTCATCTAaaaagtatgtatatatttttctttaagATACATTTTAGGATGATTTcatgatttcattttttaatgaCCTATATTCATTTGATAAGCTAACTTGGGCTGTCAGTTCTGTGTGACCTAAGAAAGGATCATTCTAGCAAACCCAAGAAGCTCCCAGAAAACATACTCACTGCACAACCATGTAGTAGTCTTGCAGAAACTCTTCCCACTGCTGTTCCTGTGCCGAGGGTGGTGTTTCTACAGTTACATCAATGTCACCGTGCtctaaaacattgaaaaactcTTGACACACGTGCAAAGCCATGTCGATCATTCCTGGACCAACAAATCGAGGCTCCACATTATTCAACTCTGTAGAGACAAACAACATTGGCATCATAGAATCCTGGCCATCAATTACCATCAGATAAACtgtttttagctttttgttCCCCACCCtctgctccatctctcctccATCTGCTTGTCTCTACCACATGCTGCAGCAGGCTGGTGCATGCTGTCCTCTTGAAATCGTCTTCATTGTGATAGAAAACAGGGAGAAGATAAAAGCaccagaaagagagaaagggcaCGCAGTTTTGTTAAAGATGATACTGTAGCTCTAATGAACCTAAGACTGCTGGTGTGATTAGTCCACTTGTAACTTTgtgcatttattttaatgttccATTAACGCCTGGACACATCTTTGCATCTTTGATAGAGCACAATTTTGGATATGTGGTAATAAAGCCATACAGCAGACAGACCTATGAATGCATGCTTTTCATCCTCTGCCCCAAGTCTGTAGCATCTTGGGAAGAAGGTGTCAGGATCTCCTGTATCAAACCACTGAAGGTTACGCAGGTTCACACAGAGCCCGACCTGAAAGAAAcagacatatatacagtacatacataggAGATAGAGTATTAGTTGACTTTTGGCCAAAGTTAAaacttgtattttaattttttgtatAAGAGATGAGACCTTGGTAGTAAACGACACAGAATTTGCATAGTGATTGGTCATTTGGTCATTCCGTAAGAAGCGACAGTCTATGTAATCCCGACGTGTTGTCCAATGGAAATATGTTGTTTCATTTCGAACCAGGCGAGACTAGAAGAAGTTAACAACAAGTTAAGTTAGCGAGCTGACTGAGCTAGAATGCAGAGCATGATGAAAAAAGACACATGGAAATGAAGTCATGCAAGAACAACAATAATAGCACATTCAATTGCTTTCAGACTGTGCAAGATGCCAGTATCATGTTATCTTACCATGAGGTCATACATGTCATCAAGGTTCTCCTCTTTCTCGCTTTCatccactctctctgtaaaaagATAAGTGAAGactgagtgtgtgcgtgcacgcaGGCTTATATTTGTGTACAGTGGTGTGTTAAGAGGGTAGGGGTCTTTGTTATAGGTTGGTGTCTGTAATGTAGTGCACAATGTATCATTTATCAGGTGTAGGGGTATCCATGATGTATCCATCTAAACTAGTGCTCCAATTACATATACGCTAACTCCTCCTGCACTTTCAGCTTTGACAGTTAAGAGAGAATATTACTGATCACTCTTTTAGACTAAACTAAACTGACAGACAAAAAAAGACTGATTGATAATACTTTATTTGTATTACTGTGTGCATGGTCTTATAGTACACATCCATTCTTTTCTCTGTGTCTCAGTCGCTTATACAGCTGAGACCAGTGAGATTTTAGTGTGTTATTGGCATGAACACTGCATCTTGTTTCTAATAATAAATGTCTCATTTCGTAGCTCTTAGGACTTTGTCCTCCATAGCCTTACCAGTAGCATCAGCATCGACATCACCATCATCACCATCCTCCTCATTGCCATGGCAATGAGGGGCTCTCTGGACAGGATTGGGTAAACGACGTTCCACCCACCCTCTGGCCCATAAGGCAGCACGGATCACAGGGTAGGGTCCCTGCACTGAAAACACTTTCCTCAGCTGAGAATAAGTGATTGAGATATAGAAAGAGTCAAATAGGACACATAGCACTTAAGAGGATAGTGGGTTAAAATGCAGAGGTGTTTCAGTGACGTCTGGCTTGGACATATAATCACCTTCACTGCTTTCTCCACCAGCATTTTAGCTGTTTTGAGCCTGTCTGGCTTGATTGCTGGCAGGCTTGGCACACTGCGACGTAACCTCCCCTCCACTGGAGCTACTGTGGATTGTAACACTGAGACAAACTGCTTGGTCAACTTTCAGTAGAAAGTAGCTGTGAACATGCATGTGCATGTATTTGTATATGCCGATTTCTATTCAGTTACCTGGCATTTGTTGCATCTTACGTTTATATAGTTCTCTCTTTCGCTGATCAACGTACAGTGCTCAGTTCTGTGGGAGCAGAAATATGTTCAACAGCATTATTTCAACATCATATTGCTTGCTTGTAACTCCTTGTGTGATCAATCCATTGCAACAGCTGTGGAAAACAATAGTAGTCTAAGTATCAGAATTGCCAGATGTATAGATCTGGGATGAAGTTAGGATAAATTCTGACATCCAGTATGTCTCTAACAGCTATTTACACCCAGCCTCAACCCCTGGCTGTTTGGAGAGAATCAGGTAGTTCATTGTGGTGGATGAATGGGTCAAACATAGGACTTGCACTCAGGAGACTGGGGTCTGTTTCCCATGAGAAACCTGCTTTTACATTAAGCTGACTTGTTATTTTCGGAGTTTCGCGACTTCTTTTATGTTATTGGCCGTTGGTGTGCCACCTTGTTGTAACAACTTAAAGTTAACGTTACAAGTTACAAAAATACTTGTTGTTagttttaggaaaagatcatggtttgggttaaaataagtttaatatgtttgttatgTAAGTTAAGTAATCAATAAATAAGTCACAAGGTCAAAAAACTGACCTATGGTTTCAGACCAGACTTGAATTCTGacctcctgagtgaaagtcctgtgacTACAGACTTCACCATTCACCCAACCACCAACCAATCCCACGTAcaagtatacttacatacttatgcatacatacatactcacACATGTTATGCATGCTTGTGCAAGTTAAGTATACGTATGCACAAGTgaagtatgcatgtatgtggaACTGGTTAGTACCTAGcatggtcctaccagactcttgtacatttcatttgtagagtctggccactctccattgacaagtgttaacttccttgaaggcaggtactctgttgaagtttaaaactattggatctgccataaccaatcgctaacgtttggtcgtgacgtatgccatgcacatgtgcaacaagaggggagaccgacaacaactatcgcttatatttagcattagcatcgctagcgttagccttagccaattccttcaccactaacggagcgagctggaaaatctaacttttcctgaaccccgtggggaggagggccacaacatcatggccaccaacacaactcagcaaatattgttcttgctcgggctttaacttcggcagcgttgccacaacggactgaatggcttcgctcgcatctttctagcgCATGACCCCAACATCAtcattctcagccactccctctgttcgcagattggaccgccaaatatttggccggagaaaacccaagaatataccgcgaacccagacggagtactgaaggaaaatgaaaattgagcagaagtacgtaggaggcCGGAGCCAGGCTAGTTAGTACCAATCtgtatgtgcaagtgaagtattCAATTTTGGCCTAGGCGGCTTCTCATATGGATAGCTtctcagatagatagatagatagatagatagatagatagatagatagatagatagatagatagatagatagatagatagatagatagatagatagatagatagaatctACAAATGTATTCTTCCTATTTCCACATAAATCTTATCACTGTCCGACCAACAACATACTATGTAGTAAACTCCTCTGCGGTTGAGTAATAAACTAGGGCACGATATTATTGTTGAATATAGTGATAACAATATTACTTGCAattaataaacagatattaaagtgtactcagttctgcatttctgctgctttcagtattctgctaaaatacaacaaattgcttgttgaatttaaaacaaatgaaaggaaataatttccaacattcttttattgaacaatttgaacactgaattgaatataaaggCTCCACtagaaaaaagaatgacatgacattttaaagtgcagttttttgCTGATATTTTccttcaactaacacaaaaaaaaatctgttttttcgcaatatgtcgcagcctttcgcaataacatatattgtgcagccctagaataaaaagataaaacattATTATATGAACTGCATGGCACCCACGTTGACTTGTAGCTACTGAAGAAGGATGTAAATTGGGTCAAGCAGGCATCTAAATCTGGACAGAGCTGACTGGCTGTCACATCTTCTCGCTGACATACCCATGCGCAAAaatgcgcgcgcgcgcacacgcacgcacgcacacacgcacgcacacacacacacatacacacacaagcacacccacacacacacacacacacacgcgggcAGACATGCAGTTCATAGGCATgcacaaaaataaaagcaagtAGGAAACACATTTACAGTAAGCTACTGTATATCCGCGATGAACGACAGTGGATTTACGAAGCTCTGTGTGATAGCGTTTAGACATACCAACTGTTTCTAAAATACTCCTCAAACAAAAACAGGAGATATTTGACTTTGAACATTAATATACGAACCTAATGTTGTCGCCTCCTGAGACTCGCTCTGTCCTGCTTCCTTCATGCTCCCACAGACCGTTCCCATAACAACTGTGCATGCTCCCACCGAATGTTTACAGTTGCCACAACAACCGTACCCAGGACAGGAGAAATGGGACGCCGAGCCAAGCAGGTCGATGAAAAATCTACCACCTCTAGGCTCTAGCCATGCGTTGAATAACATGCATCACTGTATCTGACGCTATCAGTTTAACAGTGTAGCTCACACGTGTAAGCGACATGCCCCAGCCCAGATCAGTTAGCCTAGACCAGACGCGATACACATTTGTGTGAACATATTGCGATCGGAACTCAGAGCTCAGTAAACTATAGGGGCTGAGgaccttttttgtttgtcagtGCGGCAGGAGGACAGTCTACTTAATTTGTTCTGATCCAAAGACAGTTCATGCTGAGGCCAATGTGGATGTTGCTCAGTTTGATATGTTTTGCCTTCTTATCAATAGGCGAACATCAGCAGTGGTTAAAGAGGAACTATTTGTCCTGCATTTTAAATAATACGCCTGTATTGCCGTCACTCTGCCAGACGTGTAAAGCACATACAAGCTTTGTGACATAGTAGGCTAGGCCAACATGGATACATATAACAAACATATGGACCTCTCCTACTACTTTGCGCAATATTTCACCTTCCCACAAGGTGGCATCCAAGGCTTTCTAGTATGTTCGAGTGTGTGTTACAGGGTCAATAATGTGTTGTTCTCTGGTTCATTTAATGTGCTCACTGATCATTTTTGCATTCATGTTTTACTACTGAATAATATATCGCCATTCCATGTCTTATCAGCTCATTTACAATATCATTTATATTGTATCAACCCTGCAGTTACGTAGGCTATAGACTTTTTCAGTGGTAGAACATAACTAATAAATACTGTAGGCTCAATTTTGAGGTAGCCTAGGTCTGCTTTAGCCCtacttatataatataatatagcttaatataaaataatatattacaACAACATAA
Encoded proteins:
- the ttll3 gene encoding tubulin monoglycylase TTLL3 isoform X2, which translates into the protein MQQMPVLQSTVAPVEGRLRRSVPSLPAIKPDRLKTAKMLVEKAVKLRKVFSVQGPYPVIRAALWARGWVERRLPNPVQRAPHCHGNEEDGDDGDVDADATERVDESEKEENLDDMYDLMSRLVRNETTYFHWTTRRDYIDCRFLRNDQMTNHYANSVSFTTKVGLCVNLRNLQWFDTGDPDTFFPRCYRLGAEDEKHAFIDDFKRTACTSLLQHVVETSRWRRDGAEELNNVEPRFVGPGMIDMALHVCQEFFNVLEHGDIDVTVETPPSAQEQQWEEFLQDYYMVVHEGVLIRGSSVFVERCQAMLIRLQEVCPQLDTDGLNNIWIIKPGAKSRGRGIICMNRLDEILALVDSDRALPKESKWVVQKYLERPLLVHGTKFDIRQWFLVTDWNPLTVWFYRECYLRFSTQPYSTKTLDSSVHLCNNSIQKHFQPSCERHPGVPEDNMWSCSQFRAFLQRQGRGAEWESVVIPGMQQAVVCALQTAQDLVEPRKASFELYGADFILGRDLRPWLLEINASPTMACSAAVTARLCPAVQLDTLRVVLDRRTDPNAYTGGFQLIFKQAAVEVPQYVGVNLLVEGAPIRRSRPPLHRQTVISNPPLTVQFPPDQSSSEEVEMTHKPSGQKSYAVSAFRHSGKENRAVGEKKRQLTSTSPKRECHGRTEIQNTSCVRRFCRNLAWEQPLVVHTEPQRKAPRLGLSLGANGATLVPRSFSFSLSPPRSMSDCTSQCNPGHGSHISRSFLPQTAFKAQHRTPTRVFPSLQGPLPTLEVFSLRPNIVAGSTACWNPNTSSHPSHRRHQLFLYSQRHSMAKYKGEFTGEHKY
- the ttll3 gene encoding tubulin monoglycylase TTLL3 isoform X1, with the translated sequence MHSCYGNGLWEHEGSRTERVSGGDNIRTEHCTLISERENYINVRCNKCQFVSVLQSTVAPVEGRLRRSVPSLPAIKPDRLKTAKMLVEKAVKLRKVFSVQGPYPVIRAALWARGWVERRLPNPVQRAPHCHGNEEDGDDGDVDADATERVDESEKEENLDDMYDLMSRLVRNETTYFHWTTRRDYIDCRFLRNDQMTNHYANSVSFTTKVGLCVNLRNLQWFDTGDPDTFFPRCYRLGAEDEKHAFIDDFKRTACTSLLQHVVETSRWRRDGAEELNNVEPRFVGPGMIDMALHVCQEFFNVLEHGDIDVTVETPPSAQEQQWEEFLQDYYMVVHEGVLIRGSSVFVERCQAMLIRLQEVCPQLDTDGLNNIWIIKPGAKSRGRGIICMNRLDEILALVDSDRALPKESKWVVQKYLERPLLVHGTKFDIRQWFLVTDWNPLTVWFYRECYLRFSTQPYSTKTLDSSVHLCNNSIQKHFQPSCERHPGVPEDNMWSCSQFRAFLQRQGRGAEWESVVIPGMQQAVVCALQTAQDLVEPRKASFELYGADFILGRDLRPWLLEINASPTMACSAAVTARLCPAVQLDTLRVVLDRRTDPNAYTGGFQLIFKQAAVEVPQYVGVNLLVEGAPIRRSRPPLHRQTVISNPPLTVQFPPDQSSSEEVEMTHKPSGQKSYAVSAFRHSGKENRAVGEKKRQLTSTSPKRECHGRTEIQNTSCVRRFCRNLAWEQPLVVHTEPQRKAPRLGLSLGANGATLVPRSFSFSLSPPRSMSDCTSQCNPGHGSHISRSFLPQTAFKAQHRTPTRVFPSLQGPLPTLEVFSLRPNIVAGSTACWNPNTSSHPSHRRHQLFLYSQRHSMAKYKGEFTGEHKY